The proteins below come from a single Candidatus Kirkpatrickella diaphorinae genomic window:
- a CDS encoding lysozyme has translation MSFLAEAAEFVARLEDFRDRPYQDATGTWTIGYGTTFLPNGAPVGPQTSPITETEAKAFMMRDLCAFWDRVSPAVRVPLRQGQRIALLSLTYNIGVTAFRGSTILRLLNEGKQNEAAVAFFDWIMSKGRIVGGLINRRKKECLLFLQSP, from the coding sequence TTGAGCTTCCTCGCAGAAGCTGCGGAGTTCGTCGCACGGCTTGAGGACTTCAGAGATCGTCCTTATCAAGACGCGACCGGCACCTGGACGATTGGTTATGGCACGACCTTTCTTCCGAATGGCGCACCTGTTGGTCCGCAGACATCGCCGATCACGGAGACGGAAGCCAAAGCCTTTATGATGCGCGACCTCTGCGCTTTTTGGGACCGGGTTTCACCGGCCGTCAGAGTGCCGCTGCGCCAAGGCCAACGCATCGCGCTCCTCTCCCTCACCTATAATATCGGCGTGACGGCCTTTCGCGGCTCGACGATTTTGCGGCTTCTCAATGAGGGCAAACAGAATGAGGCTGCGGTCGCCTTCTTTGACTGGATTATGAGCAAAGGCAGGATCGTGGGGGGCCTCATTAATCGGCGGAAAAAGGAGTGTCTTCTTTTCCTGCAATCCCCGTGA
- a CDS encoding portal protein: protein MPKLKRAEIAAIVQAGIDRIGGAGSAGRLSRERTDVKQFYDAQSPKQAHASSINYNSMNVYYGTESMKAQLLEVFSGNSRPVRFVPAPEENEATARFRTDYVTHVIFSQNPGFKIFQAIMTDGLLGRNGICKVWWESNYSTENYEIAKPTEEQIIGFLTKDPTARVVAVERGDEDGPLERVRFMCKRNRSQVRIAPLPPEEFGISPCAPSIDEADLVYHRQSLTRSDLIKQGYPRNIVDTLQADDGLEMATDPEFIQRFAATTDAVGTQFDSSSQYGKQRFTLYECYLELDVEGDGRTQLHKVDICGGQILDMEPVNRRPFIDFCPLPRSHDFWGVNYAALLIPTQRAQTHLARAIIDHAMITSNPRYMVANGGLTNPRELMENRLGGIVNVRNVMDSVAPLPQPSLNPFVFQTMAQISANGEEISGISSLSQGLNKDAISTQNSQAMIQDLITVSQTRQKIVARNFAEGFLRKLYSVVYRLVIENEEPNKLVQASNGAWQMTDFTQWPEDTEMVVSFALGYGEQAQEANKWMEIDQYLANPANGLQSLYPIEKRHFVLSRVLENKGIKDADSLILSPDKVPPPQPDPAAEADLQVKQADAKVKMANAEAATENIKLKQLQAHAEHEAAMAKLMHQQMKTDGDQQLKRDKLAHEIALDHAELALSEEALAKGEGFARVSPG, encoded by the coding sequence TTGCCAAAATTAAAGCGCGCTGAGATCGCAGCAATCGTCCAGGCCGGGATTGACCGGATAGGCGGGGCGGGCAGCGCAGGCAGGCTCTCCCGTGAGCGGACAGACGTCAAACAATTTTACGACGCGCAATCACCGAAGCAGGCCCATGCTTCTTCCATCAATTATAACAGCATGAATGTGTATTACGGCACGGAATCCATGAAGGCCCAGTTATTGGAGGTCTTCAGCGGCAACTCACGTCCCGTCCGATTTGTCCCCGCGCCAGAGGAAAACGAAGCCACCGCGAGATTTCGGACAGATTATGTCACGCATGTCATCTTCTCGCAGAATCCTGGTTTCAAGATTTTCCAGGCAATTATGACGGACGGTCTTCTGGGCCGAAACGGCATTTGTAAGGTCTGGTGGGAGTCCAACTATTCCACCGAAAACTATGAAATCGCCAAACCAACAGAAGAGCAGATCATCGGTTTTCTCACGAAAGACCCGACAGCACGCGTCGTCGCTGTTGAACGTGGTGACGAGGACGGCCCGCTTGAGCGGGTGCGCTTCATGTGCAAACGCAATCGCTCCCAAGTGCGGATCGCTCCTCTTCCGCCAGAAGAGTTCGGCATCTCTCCATGCGCCCCTTCAATAGATGAGGCTGATCTCGTCTATCACCGCCAAAGTCTGACGCGCAGCGACCTCATTAAGCAGGGTTATCCGCGCAACATTGTGGACACACTCCAAGCTGATGACGGACTGGAGATGGCGACGGACCCAGAGTTTATTCAGCGATTCGCCGCGACAACGGATGCGGTCGGCACACAATTTGACTCATCGAGCCAATATGGCAAACAGCGTTTCACCCTTTACGAGTGCTATTTGGAGCTGGACGTCGAAGGTGACGGCCGCACGCAGCTTCATAAGGTGGATATTTGCGGCGGACAAATCCTCGACATGGAGCCGGTCAATCGCCGCCCCTTCATTGATTTCTGCCCCCTCCCCCGCAGCCATGACTTCTGGGGCGTCAATTACGCGGCTCTTTTGATACCGACACAACGCGCGCAGACCCACCTTGCAAGAGCGATCATTGACCATGCCATGATCACCAGCAATCCCCGTTATATGGTGGCAAATGGGGGTTTGACCAACCCTCGCGAGCTGATGGAGAACCGCCTCGGTGGGATCGTCAATGTGCGAAATGTCATGGACTCCGTCGCGCCCCTGCCACAGCCTTCCCTCAACCCCTTCGTCTTCCAGACCATGGCGCAAATCAGCGCCAACGGGGAGGAGATCAGCGGAATCAGCAGCCTTTCTCAAGGGCTGAATAAGGATGCGATTTCAACGCAGAACTCTCAAGCGATGATCCAGGACCTCATCACGGTTTCTCAAACACGCCAGAAGATCGTTGCACGCAATTTCGCGGAAGGTTTTCTGCGAAAGCTTTATTCGGTCGTTTACCGTCTCGTCATCGAAAATGAGGAGCCAAATAAGTTGGTGCAGGCATCGAATGGCGCATGGCAAATGACAGATTTCACGCAATGGCCTGAAGATACTGAGATGGTCGTCTCCTTCGCCCTCGGTTACGGAGAGCAGGCTCAAGAGGCCAATAAATGGATGGAAATCGATCAGTATCTGGCCAACCCGGCCAACGGGCTGCAATCACTTTATCCGATTGAAAAACGCCACTTTGTCCTCAGCCGCGTCCTCGAAAATAAAGGCATCAAAGACGCTGATAGCCTCATTCTCTCGCCCGACAAAGTCCCGCCACCTCAGCCTGACCCGGCGGCTGAAGCCGATCTGCAAGTGAAGCAGGCCGACGCGAAGGTGAAAATGGCCAACGCAGAAGCCGCGACAGAGAATATCAAGCTCAAGCAGTTACAGGCACATGCTGAGCATGAAGCCGCCATGGCAAAGCTTATGCATCAGCAGATGAAAACCGACGGAGATCAGCAATTGAAGCGCGACAAGCTCGCGCATGAGATTGCGCTCGATCACGCTGAGCTCGCCCTTTCTGAAGAAGCTCTCGCGAAAGGAGAAGGTTTTGCGCGCGTCAGCCCTGGATGA
- a CDS encoding dATP/dGTP diphosphohydrolase domain-containing protein, with translation MNHLPAFALPANAKAEGARFNKGKLRYDLLPPDALEKVVEVLTKGAAKYSQRNWERGLKWNEGCYASLMRHLQSWAQGQEFDSETSCPHLAHVVTNALFLLTFQLRGVGEDDRAVRQVATMDLST, from the coding sequence GTGAACCATCTTCCCGCCTTCGCCCTCCCAGCGAACGCGAAAGCAGAAGGCGCGCGCTTCAACAAGGGCAAACTTCGCTATGATCTCCTGCCTCCCGATGCGCTTGAGAAGGTCGTTGAGGTGCTCACGAAAGGTGCTGCGAAATACTCTCAGCGTAATTGGGAGCGAGGCTTAAAGTGGAATGAGGGGTGCTATGCCAGCCTCATGCGACATCTGCAATCCTGGGCGCAGGGGCAGGAATTTGATTCCGAGACGTCCTGCCCACACCTCGCGCACGTCGTGACCAACGCGCTCTTTCTGCTGACCTTCCAACTGCGCGGTGTGGGAGAGGATGATCGCGCGGTGCGGCAGGTGGCCACAATGGACCTCAGCACGTAA
- a CDS encoding SU10 major capsid protein — MATVDTYNTVGVKEDVSDIISNISPTKTPFQSMIGTADRVTQRIFEWQEDSLMEVGSNAAAEGAPAPEANAQPTVMRQNTTQIFTKTASVTGSMEATKSYGRGKEMSYQMAMRAKELKRDLEWAYIGSGQAFTAGDGKTARTMAGFQGMIDPSKVYTAGIGFNAGSKKSDATPLTEQMVLDAQQAGYAAGADLTTLMVVPSDSVRVASFSASGRTVFVENQATTLNNSISIYKSPYGTLKVVMNRFLRGTNANPKRKDPTADALLFDADMWKKVPFRPWFTQDLAKVGDCQNKQIIGEHSLKHVNFNASVLITNLG, encoded by the coding sequence ATGGCAACCGTCGATACCTACAACACGGTAGGCGTCAAAGAAGATGTCTCCGACATCATTTCGAATATCTCTCCGACGAAAACCCCCTTCCAGTCTATGATCGGCACCGCCGACCGTGTGACGCAGCGTATATTTGAGTGGCAGGAGGACAGCCTTATGGAGGTTGGCAGCAACGCTGCTGCCGAAGGCGCGCCTGCACCGGAAGCGAACGCTCAGCCGACGGTCATGCGGCAGAACACGACGCAGATTTTCACCAAGACTGCGTCCGTCACTGGCTCCATGGAGGCGACCAAGAGCTACGGTCGCGGCAAGGAGATGAGCTACCAGATGGCCATGCGCGCCAAAGAGCTCAAACGCGATCTTGAATGGGCCTATATCGGGTCAGGCCAAGCCTTCACAGCAGGTGACGGCAAAACGGCGAGGACAATGGCGGGCTTCCAAGGGATGATCGACCCCTCGAAAGTTTACACAGCAGGTATCGGGTTCAACGCGGGCAGCAAAAAATCCGATGCGACACCCTTGACCGAGCAAATGGTTTTGGATGCGCAGCAGGCAGGCTATGCGGCGGGCGCAGATCTGACGACCTTGATGGTCGTGCCCTCCGATAGTGTTCGCGTGGCAAGCTTCTCCGCCTCAGGTCGAACCGTGTTCGTTGAAAATCAGGCAACCACTTTGAATAACAGCATCTCGATTTACAAGAGCCCTTATGGCACTCTGAAAGTCGTGATGAATCGCTTCTTACGTGGCACGAACGCCAACCCGAAGCGGAAAGACCCGACCGCTGACGCCCTCCTTTTTGACGCAGATATGTGGAAAAAAGTGCCCTTCCGGCCCTGGTTCACGCAGGACCTGGCGAAAGTCGGCGACTGCCAAAATAAGCAGATCATCGGGGAGCATTCACTCAAACACGTGAACTTCAATGCCTCCGTGCTGATAACGAACCTTGGCTAG
- a CDS encoding phage adaptor protein, translating into MKTLDDIRDAVRGELDRADLEDAQLDRFIQSAQQRLTRLIRIPAMEARLEFTSQEGCGQIELPTDFLEPIDIFVEGPRELTYALQRLALRQIVELPTQSSPQAYARCANDIVLRGNLRPSQKAILHYYAKPPALLAPQDTNALSQTCPDLLVYAALKYAGGWFQHPQTQAWEDIFQGLLAEIQKQNYDFENSGGPAAVQPLYV; encoded by the coding sequence ATGAAAACGCTTGACGATATTCGTGATGCGGTGAGGGGAGAGCTCGACCGCGCCGATCTGGAGGATGCGCAACTCGATAGGTTTATTCAATCTGCCCAGCAACGTCTTACGCGGCTTATCCGCATCCCTGCGATGGAAGCGCGTCTTGAGTTCACCTCGCAGGAAGGCTGTGGGCAGATAGAGCTCCCGACCGACTTTCTTGAGCCTATCGATATATTCGTCGAGGGACCACGCGAGCTCACTTATGCATTGCAAAGATTGGCGCTTCGTCAGATTGTTGAGTTGCCCACGCAATCCTCCCCCCAAGCCTATGCGCGTTGCGCCAATGACATCGTACTGAGGGGGAACCTTCGCCCGTCTCAGAAAGCCATCCTTCACTATTATGCTAAGCCGCCTGCCCTCCTTGCGCCCCAGGACACCAATGCCCTCAGCCAAACCTGCCCTGACCTTCTTGTCTACGCTGCGCTGAAATATGCGGGGGGCTGGTTCCAACATCCTCAAACGCAAGCTTGGGAGGATATTTTTCAAGGCTTGCTCGCGGAGATTCAGAAACAAAATTATGACTTTGAGAATTCGGGTGGGCCTGCTGCCGTCCAACCTCTCTACGTTTAA